A genomic stretch from Peromyscus eremicus unplaced genomic scaffold, PerEre_H2_v1 PerEre#2#unplaced_3502, whole genome shotgun sequence includes:
- the LOC131902179 gene encoding TBC1 domain family member 30-like, which produces MRFTFNERSNPDDDSMGIQIVKDLHRTGCSSYCGQEAEQDRVVLKRVLLAYARWNKNVGYCQGFNILAALILEVMEGNEGDALK; this is translated from the exons ATGCGCTTCACTTTCAACGAGAGAAGCAATCCGGACGACGATTCAATGGGGATCCAGATAGTCAAG GATCTGCATCGCACGGGCTGCAGTTCCTACTGCGGCCAGGAGGCCGAGCAGGACAGGGTGGTACTCAAGCGGGTGCTGTTGGCGTATGCCCGGTGGAACAAGAATGTTGGGTACTGCCAAGGCTTCAACATCCTGGCTGCTCTGATTCTGGAGGTGATGGAAGGCAATGAGGGGGACGCCCTGAAG